One region of Haloprofundus salilacus genomic DNA includes:
- a CDS encoding enoyl-CoA hydratase/isomerase family protein gives MTDGDTGDESGADADADNYDTDAGDDTEPVILDRDEETGVATITLNNPGLRNALTADVADGIVDALDELEGTDTRCVVVTGSEGSFSAGGDVNAMMELQSGEWSLDEAVRHIIQNTGRCVQRLAECEFPTVAKIEGVAVGAGANVAIACDVQLMSGEARMGFGFRQVGLAVDSGTSYLLPRIVGDNVAKELVFTGELLDADRALELGLVNHVYADEAFDERVDAFVEKIATGPTVALRTSKRLLDQGRELSLLSAIANEAAAQSAVFETADHTEGVESFVGKRSPEFRGE, from the coding sequence ATGACTGACGGCGATACAGGCGACGAGAGCGGTGCCGACGCTGACGCCGACAACTACGACACCGACGCTGGCGACGACACCGAGCCCGTCATCCTCGACAGGGACGAAGAGACGGGCGTCGCCACCATCACGCTGAACAACCCCGGCCTCCGCAACGCGCTCACCGCCGACGTCGCCGACGGCATCGTCGACGCCCTCGACGAACTGGAGGGAACCGACACCCGCTGCGTCGTCGTCACCGGGTCGGAGGGGTCGTTCTCGGCGGGCGGCGACGTGAACGCGATGATGGAACTGCAGTCGGGCGAGTGGAGCCTCGACGAAGCCGTTCGGCACATCATCCAGAACACGGGTCGGTGCGTCCAGCGACTCGCCGAGTGCGAGTTTCCGACCGTGGCGAAGATCGAGGGTGTCGCCGTCGGCGCGGGCGCGAACGTCGCCATCGCCTGCGACGTGCAGCTGATGAGCGGGGAGGCCCGGATGGGGTTCGGGTTTCGTCAGGTGGGTCTCGCCGTCGACTCCGGCACCTCCTACCTGCTTCCTCGAATCGTCGGCGACAACGTGGCAAAGGAACTCGTCTTCACCGGCGAGTTGCTCGACGCGGATCGGGCGCTGGAGTTGGGTCTGGTCAACCACGTCTACGCCGACGAGGCGTTCGACGAGCGGGTCGATGCGTTCGTCGAGAAAATCGCGACGGGACCGACCGTCGCCCTTCGAACCTCGAAACGGCTTCTCGACCAGGGGCGGGAGCTATCGCTCTTGTCGGCCATCGCCAACGAGGCGGCCGCCCAGTCGGCAGTGTTCGAGACGGCCGACCACACCGAGGGCGTCGAATCGTTCGTCGGAAAGCGGTCGCCCGAGTTCCGCGGCGAGTAG
- the pyrB gene encoding aspartate carbamoyltransferase, whose translation MRQDHLISAANLSRERIEAVLDRAAAIDADPAAYRQRHAGAVLALCFFEPSTRTKMSFDTAMKRLGGTTVDMGTVESSSVKKGETLADTVRVVEGYADAIVLRHPSEGAAKMASEFVDVPLVNAGDGAGQHPSQTLLDLYTIRERAGLDDLSVGIMGDLKYGRTVHSLAHALTNFDVRQHFISPESLRLPRNVRFDLHEAGAQVREHTDLDEVLPELDVLYVTRIQRERFPDENEYRAVAGQYRIDSETLDAARDDLSVMHPLPRVDEIAPEVDETQYATYFEQAHNGIPVRMALLDGLLTRATEGGR comes from the coding sequence ATGCGTCAGGACCACCTCATCTCCGCGGCGAACTTATCACGGGAGCGTATCGAGGCGGTGCTCGACCGGGCGGCGGCCATCGACGCCGACCCGGCGGCCTACCGTCAGCGGCACGCGGGAGCGGTGCTCGCGCTCTGCTTTTTCGAACCGAGCACGCGCACGAAGATGAGCTTCGACACCGCGATGAAACGCCTCGGCGGCACCACCGTCGACATGGGAACCGTCGAGTCGTCGTCGGTCAAGAAGGGCGAGACGCTCGCCGACACAGTCCGCGTCGTCGAGGGCTACGCAGACGCCATCGTGCTTCGGCACCCGTCGGAGGGCGCGGCGAAGATGGCCTCGGAGTTCGTCGATGTCCCGCTCGTGAACGCGGGCGACGGCGCGGGCCAACATCCGAGTCAGACGCTGTTGGACCTCTACACCATCCGCGAACGGGCGGGGTTGGACGACCTCTCGGTGGGGATTATGGGCGACCTCAAGTACGGCCGGACAGTGCACTCGCTCGCGCACGCGCTGACGAACTTCGACGTCCGCCAGCACTTCATCAGCCCCGAGAGCCTCCGACTGCCGCGGAACGTCCGATTCGACCTCCACGAGGCGGGCGCGCAGGTCCGCGAACACACCGACCTCGACGAGGTGCTGCCCGAACTCGACGTGCTCTACGTCACGCGCATCCAGCGCGAGCGTTTCCCCGACGAGAACGAGTACCGCGCCGTCGCCGGGCAGTACCGAATCGACAGCGAGACGCTCGACGCCGCCCGCGACGACCTGAGCGTGATGCACCCGCTGCCGCGCGTCGACGAGATCGCGCCCGAGGTGGACGAGACGCAGTACGCGACATACTTCGAGCAGGCGCACAACGGAATTCCGGTTCGGATGGCGCTGCTGGACGGACTGCTGACGCGGGCCACGGAGGGTGGACGATGA
- a CDS encoding long-chain-fatty-acid--CoA ligase, producing MTNLVTNIAETVEEHPDNLAMSFKGTDLSYRELWGQTGAFASGLADSGVGEGDRVAIYLPNLPQFVVAFHGTLRAGGVVVPMNPQYKAREIGHLLADSGAKVVVALSDLVPFVEEVKDETDVEHVVGVGGETADATSFEAFCGDPEFETVDRDDDAEAVQPYTSGTTGQPKGVLLTHHNLASNAEQSIAIIPDGIRDDDKQLGVLPLFHIYGMTVVMNATLFGGGAYYPLPSWDAQEAMSLVADEDLTLMHGVPAMYNDVINQPNAEEFDLSSLRLCGVGGAGIPAEVLRRFEELYPVKIFEGYGLTETSPVTHFNTPTEGRRVGSIGKTLPGVDARIVTEEFEFVDPISEGPVDEDEVDLDEITGELVVSGPNVMKGYYNLPGANAEAFTERDGTRWFHTGDIGYHDEDGFFYVVDREKHMINTAGYNVYPREVEELLFEHDAVAAAAVVGIPDDRRGETVKAFIVRAPGAEVTADEIREYCLSNLAEYKHPREVEFVDELPRTTTGKVQKFELVGDAETEASDD from the coding sequence ATGACAAATTTAGTCACAAACATCGCGGAGACCGTCGAGGAACATCCTGACAACCTCGCGATGAGCTTCAAAGGCACCGACCTGAGCTATCGAGAGCTCTGGGGGCAGACCGGGGCCTTCGCCTCCGGACTCGCGGATTCGGGCGTCGGCGAAGGCGACCGGGTCGCCATCTACCTCCCGAACCTCCCGCAGTTCGTCGTCGCGTTCCACGGCACGCTCCGAGCGGGGGGCGTCGTCGTCCCGATGAACCCACAGTACAAGGCCCGCGAAATCGGCCACCTCTTGGCCGACAGCGGCGCGAAAGTCGTCGTCGCCCTCTCCGACCTCGTCCCGTTCGTCGAGGAGGTCAAAGACGAGACTGACGTCGAACACGTCGTCGGCGTCGGCGGCGAGACGGCGGACGCGACGTCGTTCGAGGCGTTCTGCGGCGACCCCGAGTTCGAGACGGTCGACCGCGACGACGACGCCGAGGCAGTCCAGCCGTACACGTCGGGGACGACTGGTCAACCGAAGGGCGTCCTCCTCACCCACCACAACCTCGCGTCGAACGCCGAGCAGTCCATCGCCATCATCCCCGACGGCATCCGCGACGACGACAAGCAACTGGGCGTACTGCCGCTGTTCCACATCTACGGCATGACCGTCGTGATGAACGCGACGCTGTTCGGCGGCGGCGCGTACTACCCGCTGCCGTCGTGGGACGCCCAGGAGGCGATGTCGCTCGTCGCCGACGAGGACCTCACGCTGATGCACGGCGTGCCCGCGATGTACAACGACGTGATAAACCAGCCGAACGCCGAGGAGTTCGACCTCTCGTCGCTGCGCCTCTGCGGCGTCGGCGGCGCGGGCATCCCCGCCGAAGTTCTCAGGAGATTCGAGGAACTCTACCCGGTGAAGATTTTCGAGGGCTACGGCCTCACCGAGACCAGTCCCGTCACCCACTTCAACACGCCCACGGAGGGTCGTCGCGTGGGCAGCATCGGCAAGACGCTTCCCGGCGTCGACGCGCGCATCGTCACCGAGGAGTTCGAGTTCGTCGACCCCATTTCCGAGGGGCCCGTCGACGAGGACGAAGTCGATTTGGACGAGATCACGGGCGAACTCGTCGTCAGCGGCCCGAACGTGATGAAGGGGTACTACAACCTCCCCGGGGCGAACGCGGAAGCGTTCACCGAGCGAGATGGGACGCGCTGGTTCCACACAGGCGACATCGGTTACCACGACGAGGACGGCTTCTTCTACGTCGTCGACCGCGAGAAGCACATGATCAACACCGCGGGCTACAACGTCTACCCGCGGGAGGTTGAGGAGTTGCTGTTCGAACACGACGCCGTCGCCGCCGCCGCCGTCGTCGGCATCCCGGACGACCGCCGCGGCGAGACCGTCAAGGCGTTTATCGTCCGCGCGCCCGGCGCGGAGGTGACCGCCGACGAGATTCGGGAGTACTGTCTGTCGAACCTCGCCGAGTACAAACACCCCCGCGAGGTCGAGTTCGTCGACGAACTCCCGCGGACGACGACAGGGAAGGTCCAGAAGTTTGAACTCGTCGGCGACGCGGAGACTGAAGCATCGGATGACTGA
- a CDS encoding HpcH/HpaI aldolase/citrate lyase family protein, producing the protein MTRRSVLFSPGDRPELMRKAPTSDADTVVFDLEDAVSPERKDGAREEIHDVLSDREFDPDAEVCVRLVDPTTDLDVILGADDVRLDAVMLPKVGAASDVDEAAAVLAEHGRDLPVLALVENAAGVLSAAEIAAAAATDALLFGAEDLAADVGATRTEEATEVLYARQHVVIAAAAAGIDAIDMVYTDFRDSEGLAKETAYATTLGYDGKMAIHPAQVSVINDAFTPSDERIEWAQKVVAAKEEADDEGRGVFQVDGEMIDGPLVTQAERILARAEAAGEL; encoded by the coding sequence ATGACCCGACGCAGCGTCCTCTTCTCGCCGGGCGACCGTCCGGAACTCATGCGGAAAGCGCCGACGAGCGACGCCGACACCGTCGTTTTTGACCTCGAAGACGCCGTCTCGCCGGAACGAAAGGACGGCGCCCGCGAGGAGATCCACGACGTGCTCTCCGACCGCGAGTTCGACCCTGACGCCGAGGTGTGCGTGAGGTTGGTCGACCCGACGACCGACCTCGACGTGATTCTTGGTGCCGACGACGTCCGCCTTGACGCGGTGATGCTCCCCAAGGTGGGCGCAGCGTCGGACGTTGACGAAGCCGCGGCCGTATTGGCCGAACACGGCCGCGACCTGCCGGTTCTCGCACTCGTCGAGAACGCGGCCGGGGTGCTCTCGGCCGCCGAAATCGCGGCCGCCGCCGCGACAGACGCGCTGCTGTTCGGCGCGGAGGACCTCGCCGCGGACGTGGGGGCGACGCGAACCGAGGAGGCGACGGAAGTGCTCTACGCCCGCCAACACGTCGTCATCGCCGCCGCCGCGGCGGGTATCGACGCCATCGACATGGTGTACACCGACTTCCGAGACTCGGAGGGACTCGCCAAGGAGACAGCGTACGCGACGACGCTCGGATACGACGGGAAGATGGCCATCCACCCCGCGCAGGTTTCGGTGATAAACGACGCGTTCACGCCGAGCGACGAGCGGATCGAATGGGCGCAGAAGGTCGTCGCGGCGAAAGAGGAGGCCGACGACGAGGGCCGCGGCGTCTTCCAGGTCGACGGCGAGATGATAGACGGGCCGCTGGTAACGCAGGCCGAGCGCATATTAGCGCGGGCGGAGGCCGCGGGCGAGTTATAA
- a CDS encoding DUF5658 family protein gives MSQEDVNSLGGVGANGTAAGYLPVATLAQFELHLWAFALLGFALDVALTAYGLSLGLAEMNPLARTLMETVGVVEAMLLLKTFSLAVAYVGWKILPALYRFVVPAGLSLPTWVAVGINSSLIVSLL, from the coding sequence ATGAGTCAAGAGGACGTAAACAGTCTCGGGGGCGTCGGAGCGAACGGAACCGCCGCGGGATACTTACCGGTAGCGACGCTCGCACAGTTTGAACTCCATCTCTGGGCGTTCGCGCTTCTCGGGTTTGCCCTCGACGTGGCGCTCACGGCGTACGGTCTTTCACTCGGACTGGCGGAGATGAACCCGCTTGCGCGGACGCTGATGGAGACGGTCGGCGTCGTCGAGGCGATGCTCCTCCTCAAGACGTTCTCGCTCGCCGTCGCCTACGTCGGGTGGAAGATTCTCCCGGCGCTGTACCGCTTCGTCGTCCCCGCCGGCCTCTCGCTGCCGACGTGGGTCGCCGTCGGCATCAACAGTTCGCTCATCGTCTCGCTGCTCTGA
- a CDS encoding ATP-grasp domain-containing protein has protein sequence MSFVRSLGRHGVRPITVSERPTASGFSSRYSAESHVVPDPAEDLRGYEDALLSLAERPDVRTLVPMREADVFALARRREAFAEHVSTLWPSFEQLRAVHDRRRLVDIADGAGVSTPETQLLSEVDDWSENRIAKGRYAVLTHEYEPSVPPRKLLDSGSTRYLEAGTEPDVGSIRGEMRHDPIAQEFVDGNEYALWALYDDGEPVATCQKHQLRGWSYAGGTSVYRRTVRIPELERAGCALLDELDWHGFASVQFKRDVDSGEFTLMEINPRVWVSLPCSVRAGADFPLYFWQTANGEPVSVDAEEPYEEDVATHLLRGEIAHLTSVLADGESFVDPPTLTTTVTEMAKSMYRPRHRNIDYFSADDPMPFVRGALNVSLGQMKKAL, from the coding sequence GTGAGCTTCGTAAGGTCGCTCGGCCGTCACGGCGTCAGACCGATTACGGTTTCGGAGCGTCCGACGGCTTCGGGTTTCTCCTCTCGCTACAGCGCCGAGAGTCACGTCGTTCCCGACCCCGCCGAGGACCTCCGGGGTTACGAGGACGCGTTGCTGTCGCTCGCCGAACGACCGGACGTGCGGACGCTCGTTCCGATGCGGGAAGCCGACGTGTTCGCGCTGGCGAGACGCCGCGAGGCGTTCGCCGAACATGTCTCGACGCTGTGGCCGTCGTTCGAGCAACTTCGAGCGGTCCACGACCGTCGACGCCTCGTCGACATCGCCGACGGCGCGGGCGTGAGCACCCCGGAAACGCAACTGTTGAGCGAGGTCGACGACTGGAGCGAAAACCGCATCGCCAAGGGTCGATACGCGGTGCTCACCCACGAGTACGAACCGTCGGTTCCGCCGCGGAAACTGCTCGATTCGGGTTCGACGCGGTATCTCGAGGCGGGAACCGAACCCGACGTCGGATCGATTCGCGGCGAGATGCGCCACGACCCCATCGCCCAGGAGTTCGTCGACGGCAACGAGTACGCGCTATGGGCGCTCTACGACGACGGAGAACCCGTGGCGACGTGTCAGAAACACCAGCTCCGCGGCTGGAGCTACGCCGGAGGGACGAGCGTCTATCGGCGCACGGTCCGCATCCCCGAGTTGGAGCGGGCTGGGTGCGCGCTGTTGGACGAACTCGACTGGCACGGGTTCGCTTCCGTCCAGTTCAAACGCGACGTCGACAGCGGCGAGTTCACGCTGATGGAGATAAACCCGCGCGTCTGGGTGTCGCTTCCCTGTTCGGTTCGCGCCGGAGCCGACTTCCCGCTGTACTTCTGGCAGACGGCCAATGGCGAACCCGTCTCCGTCGACGCTGAGGAGCCGTACGAGGAGGACGTGGCCACCCACCTGCTCCGCGGCGAAATCGCTCACCTGACGAGCGTCCTCGCCGACGGGGAGTCGTTCGTCGACCCGCCGACGCTCACGACGACCGTCACCGAGATGGCCAAGTCGATGTACCGCCCGAGACACCGGAACATCGACTACTTCAGCGCTGACGACCCGATGCCGTTCGTCCGCGGCGCTCTCAACGTCTCGCTCGGGCAGATGAAGAAGGCGCTGTGA
- the gdhB gene encoding glutamate dehydrogenase GdhB, with protein sequence MAAKGTSKVEEESVSAVQTARRQLERAAAHVDVDSGIIERLSYPDKVHQVSVPLRRDSGELTVFTGYRAQHDSVRGPFKGGLRYHPDVSAEECVGLSMWMTWKCAVMDIPFGGGKGGIVVDPKTLSEKEKERLTRRFAEELRDIIGPMHDIPAPDMGTDPQTMAWFMDAYSMQEGETTPGVVTGKPPSIGGSYGREESPGRSVGIITREAINYYGWDPAETTVAVQGFGSVGANAARFLDDRGAKIVAVSDVDGAIYDPDGLDTKDVEGHDEQPGMVSGYDAPETLSNSDLLELDVDILIPAAVGNVLTADNANDVQAEMIVEGANGPTTSAADTVFEERGIPVIPDILANAGGVTVSYFEWLQDINRRAWPLERVNEELEQEMLKAWNAVRAEVDERNVTWRDAAYIVALTRVAEAHEARGLWP encoded by the coding sequence ATGGCAGCTAAAGGCACATCGAAAGTCGAGGAGGAATCGGTGTCGGCGGTTCAGACCGCCCGACGACAGTTAGAGCGAGCGGCAGCGCACGTCGACGTCGACTCGGGCATCATCGAGCGCCTGTCGTACCCCGACAAGGTTCACCAGGTGTCGGTCCCGCTCCGCCGAGACTCCGGCGAACTGACGGTGTTCACCGGCTACCGCGCGCAGCACGACAGCGTCCGCGGGCCGTTCAAAGGCGGTCTGCGCTACCACCCTGACGTGAGCGCCGAGGAGTGCGTCGGTCTCTCGATGTGGATGACCTGGAAGTGTGCCGTGATGGACATCCCCTTCGGCGGCGGCAAAGGCGGCATCGTTGTCGACCCGAAGACGCTCAGCGAGAAGGAAAAGGAGCGACTCACGCGGCGCTTCGCCGAGGAACTCCGCGACATCATCGGCCCGATGCACGACATCCCCGCCCCGGACATGGGGACGGACCCGCAGACGATGGCGTGGTTCATGGACGCCTACTCGATGCAGGAGGGCGAGACGACGCCGGGCGTCGTCACCGGTAAACCGCCGTCCATCGGCGGGTCGTACGGCCGCGAGGAGTCGCCCGGACGCAGCGTCGGTATCATCACCCGCGAGGCCATCAACTACTACGGCTGGGACCCCGCGGAGACGACTGTCGCCGTTCAAGGGTTCGGCAGCGTCGGCGCGAACGCGGCGCGCTTCCTCGACGACCGGGGTGCGAAGATCGTCGCCGTCAGCGACGTTGACGGCGCCATCTACGACCCTGACGGTCTCGACACGAAGGACGTGGAGGGCCACGACGAACAACCCGGCATGGTCTCGGGCTACGACGCCCCCGAGACGCTGAGCAACAGCGACCTGCTGGAACTCGACGTGGACATCCTCATCCCCGCCGCCGTCGGCAACGTTCTCACCGCCGACAATGCTAACGACGTGCAGGCGGAGATGATCGTTGAGGGTGCGAACGGTCCGACCACGTCGGCCGCGGACACCGTTTTCGAGGAGCGCGGAATTCCCGTGATTCCGGACATTCTTGCGAACGCCGGCGGGGTAACCGTCTCCTACTTCGAGTGGCTCCAAGACATCAACCGCCGCGCGTGGCCGCTCGAACGCGTCAACGAGGAGCTCGAACAGGAGATGCTGAAAGCGTGGAACGCGGTCCGCGCAGAGGTCGACGAGCGGAACGTCACGTGGCGCGACGCCGCGTACATCGTGGCGCTCACGCGCGTCGCCGAGGCGCACGAAGCCCGCGGACTCTGGCCGTAG
- a CDS encoding MaoC family dehydratase: protein MTGRYYEEFEVGETIEHETRRTVSESDNQRFCDMTMNQQPLHLDEAFAADTQFGERLVNGLYTMSLAVGVSIPETTDGTIVANLSYDDVSHPAPVFHGDTIRAQSTVTEKRETSDGERGVVTMHVEAFVVGDGQREEELVCEFDRTVLSLKRPE, encoded by the coding sequence ATGACCGGACGCTACTACGAGGAGTTCGAGGTGGGCGAGACCATCGAACACGAGACGCGTCGAACGGTGAGCGAGAGCGACAACCAGCGGTTCTGCGACATGACGATGAACCAGCAACCGCTCCATCTGGACGAAGCGTTCGCCGCCGACACCCAGTTCGGCGAGCGCCTCGTCAACGGTCTCTACACGATGAGCCTCGCCGTCGGCGTCTCGATCCCCGAAACCACCGACGGTACTATCGTCGCGAACCTCTCGTACGACGATGTCTCCCATCCCGCGCCGGTGTTCCACGGCGACACCATCCGCGCGCAGTCGACGGTGACAGAGAAGCGCGAGACGAGCGACGGCGAGCGTGGCGTCGTCACGATGCACGTCGAGGCGTTCGTCGTCGGCGACGGGCAGCGAGAGGAGGAGTTGGTCTGCGAGTTCGACCGGACGGTGCTGTCGCTGAAGCGCCCCGAGTAA
- a CDS encoding ester cyclase → MAQRTEERERRNETTVRRFFDELVVEGNYDIADEVLTETYVRHEMGPNPELTGREAFTAFIEGLRGGFSDVRVDIDELLVVDDYVVVRATERGTHDGEFAGLPPTGEQFEVGGIVIHRLEDGKIAETYACWDMLGMLRQLGVDPLAA, encoded by the coding sequence ATGGCACAGCGAACCGAGGAACGAGAGCGGCGAAACGAGACGACCGTCAGGCGATTCTTCGACGAACTGGTAGTCGAGGGCAACTACGATATCGCGGACGAGGTGCTGACGGAGACCTACGTCCGCCACGAGATGGGACCGAACCCCGAACTGACGGGGCGCGAGGCGTTCACGGCGTTCATCGAGGGGTTGAGAGGCGGGTTCAGCGACGTGCGCGTCGACATCGACGAACTGCTCGTCGTCGACGACTACGTGGTCGTTCGGGCGACAGAGCGGGGCACCCACGACGGCGAGTTCGCGGGTCTTCCGCCGACGGGCGAGCAGTTCGAGGTGGGTGGTATCGTCATCCACCGACTCGAAGACGGGAAAATCGCCGAGACGTACGCCTGCTGGGACATGCTCGGCATGCTCCGACAACTCGGCGTCGACCCGCTGGCGGCGTAA
- a CDS encoding SHOCT domain-containing protein, which yields MPGPVSWLRRHSFGITFLALVVVSVSLLGVVGLGALVALASLGQPLGAFAAAVFPWAAGAVVLTVSTVVLGFLFLWSLARRARLPRSERLRAVAARAEARNDWAAALNLSSRFAPRGPREDPVEMLKRRYAAGELSEREFERRLDRILDDGVDGADSGRRTEYDDSESDRLRNY from the coding sequence ATGCCCGGTCCCGTCTCGTGGCTTCGCCGCCACAGCTTCGGCATCACCTTCCTCGCCCTCGTCGTCGTCAGCGTCTCGCTTCTCGGCGTCGTCGGTCTCGGTGCGCTCGTCGCCCTCGCGTCGCTCGGCCAACCGCTCGGCGCGTTCGCGGCCGCGGTGTTTCCGTGGGCCGCCGGCGCCGTCGTGCTCACCGTGTCGACCGTCGTCCTCGGATTCCTGTTCCTCTGGTCGCTCGCCCGGCGCGCGCGCCTCCCGCGGAGCGAACGCCTCCGCGCAGTCGCCGCCAGGGCGGAGGCTCGCAACGACTGGGCCGCGGCGCTGAACCTCTCCTCGCGGTTCGCGCCGAGAGGCCCGAGAGAAGACCCCGTCGAGATGCTAAAACGACGCTACGCCGCCGGCGAACTCTCCGAACGGGAGTTCGAGCGGCGACTCGACCGAATTCTAGACGACGGTGTCGACGGCGCCGATAGCGGGCGACGAACCGAGTACGACGACAGCGAATCGGACCGACTCCGCAACTACTGA
- a CDS encoding Glu/Leu/Phe/Val family dehydrogenase, translated as MSEEANPFESLQEQIDDAAAYLDVSPDVHERLKNPERVLETNLSVKMDDGHLEVFRAYRSQFNGDRGPYKGGIRYHPGVSRDEVKALSGWMVYKTAVVDIPYGGGKGGIVIDPDQYTESELERITRSFAKELRPFIGEDKDIPAPDVNTGQREMNWIKDTYETLENTTAPGVITGKALDSGGSEGRVEATGRSTMLTAREAFDYLGKEMEGATVAVQGYGNAGSIAAYLIEDLGANVVAASDSSGAIYNPDGFDAREAKEYKAETGSLSGFDGVTEEMSNEDLLTLDVDLLVPAALENAIDGDLAHDVRADVVVEAANGPLTPEADDVLTERDVAVLPDILANAGGVTVSYFEWVQNRQRFHWSEERVNDELETVIVNAFEDLVDAYESNDVPNFRTAAYVVAIQRVVDAYEQGGNWP; from the coding sequence ATGTCCGAGGAGGCAAACCCATTCGAGAGTCTACAGGAGCAAATTGACGACGCGGCCGCGTATCTGGACGTGTCGCCGGACGTGCACGAACGGCTGAAAAACCCCGAGCGCGTGCTGGAGACGAACCTCTCGGTGAAGATGGACGACGGCCATCTCGAAGTGTTTCGCGCGTACCGCTCGCAGTTCAACGGCGACCGCGGGCCGTACAAAGGCGGGATTCGCTACCACCCGGGCGTCTCGCGCGACGAGGTGAAGGCGCTCTCCGGCTGGATGGTCTACAAAACCGCCGTCGTCGACATTCCGTACGGTGGCGGGAAGGGTGGCATCGTCATCGACCCCGACCAGTACACCGAGAGCGAACTCGAACGCATCACCCGCTCGTTCGCCAAAGAACTCCGTCCGTTCATTGGCGAGGACAAGGACATCCCCGCACCCGACGTCAACACCGGCCAGCGGGAGATGAACTGGATAAAGGACACCTACGAAACGCTGGAGAACACGACCGCTCCCGGCGTCATCACCGGGAAAGCGCTCGACTCCGGCGGCAGCGAGGGGCGCGTCGAAGCGACCGGTCGCTCAACGATGCTCACCGCCCGAGAAGCGTTCGACTACCTCGGCAAGGAGATGGAGGGCGCGACGGTCGCGGTACAGGGCTACGGTAACGCCGGTTCCATCGCGGCGTACCTCATCGAGGATCTCGGCGCGAACGTCGTCGCCGCCTCCGACTCCAGCGGTGCGATTTACAACCCCGACGGCTTCGACGCGCGCGAGGCCAAGGAGTATAAAGCCGAGACGGGCAGTCTCAGCGGCTTCGACGGTGTGACCGAGGAGATGAGCAACGAGGACCTGCTGACGCTCGACGTCGACCTCCTCGTCCCCGCCGCGCTGGAAAACGCCATCGACGGCGACCTCGCTCACGACGTGCGGGCCGACGTCGTCGTCGAGGCGGCCAACGGACCGCTCACTCCCGAGGCCGACGACGTGCTCACCGAGCGCGACGTGGCCGTCCTCCCCGACATTCTGGCGAACGCGGGCGGCGTCACCGTCTCGTACTTCGAGTGGGTCCAGAACCGTCAGCGCTTCCACTGGTCGGAGGAGCGCGTCAACGACGAACTGGAGACGGTCATCGTCAACGCCTTCGAAGACCTCGTCGACGCCTACGAGTCCAACGACGTGCCGAACTTCCGAACCGCGGCGTACGTCGTAGCCATCCAGCGCGTCGTCGACGCCTACGAACAGGGCGGCAACTGGCCGTAG
- the pyrI gene encoding aspartate carbamoyltransferase regulatory subunit — MSDHELRVSKIRNGTVIDHVAAGQALNVLAILGIDGSEGEGVSIGMNVPSDRLGRKDVVKVEDRELSQSEVEVLSLIAPEASINIIRDYDVVEKSRVDRPDGVVGLLSCPNRNCITNDGEPIASKFTVVDDGVRCAYCDSIIRDGIADHLDVQT; from the coding sequence ATGAGCGACCACGAACTCCGCGTCTCGAAGATCCGAAACGGCACCGTCATCGACCACGTCGCCGCCGGGCAGGCGTTGAACGTCCTCGCCATCCTCGGCATCGACGGTTCCGAGGGCGAGGGCGTCAGCATCGGGATGAACGTCCCGAGCGACCGCCTCGGCCGCAAGGACGTGGTGAAGGTCGAAGACCGCGAATTGAGCCAGTCGGAGGTCGAGGTGCTGTCGCTCATCGCGCCGGAGGCGAGCATCAACATCATCCGCGACTACGACGTCGTCGAGAAGAGCCGCGTCGACCGCCCCGACGGCGTCGTCGGGTTGCTCTCGTGTCCGAACCGCAACTGCATCACCAACGACGGCGAACCCATCGCCTCGAAGTTCACCGTGGTCGACGACGGGGTACGTTGCGCCTACTGCGACAGCATCATCCGCGACGGTATTGCCGACCACCTCGACGTGCAGACGTAA